One part of the Microbacterium aurugineum genome encodes these proteins:
- a CDS encoding carbohydrate ABC transporter permease, translated as MSTTTTPSASDSTTVIVTGGDRKLRRHTRRVEPIYYLFLLPTLVLFTLAITMPGVIGIFFSFTDSIGIGEWSFNGLTNYIALFSDPSILQSYLFTFGFSIATVVVVNVVAFLLAVGLTSRIRFKTGLRTIFVIPMVISGIIIAYVFNFLFSNSIPAAGAAAGIPWLETSLLANPDLAWIAIVIVTAWQAVPGTLLIYIAGLLSVPGEVYEAASIDGASKAQQLTRITLPLVAGYVVINVILGFKGFLNAYDIIVGLTNGGPGTSTRSVAMTIIAGFNGGDYAYQMANATIFFIVAVLISLLQLSLTRGRNAL; from the coding sequence ATGAGCACCACGACGACCCCCTCGGCGTCGGACAGCACGACCGTCATCGTGACGGGCGGCGACCGGAAGCTCCGGCGGCACACGCGTCGCGTCGAGCCGATCTACTACCTGTTCCTGCTGCCCACGCTGGTGCTCTTCACGCTCGCGATCACGATGCCGGGCGTCATCGGCATCTTCTTCAGCTTCACGGACTCGATCGGCATCGGGGAGTGGAGCTTCAACGGGCTGACGAACTACATCGCCCTGTTCAGTGATCCGTCGATCCTGCAGAGCTACCTGTTCACGTTCGGGTTCTCGATCGCCACGGTCGTCGTCGTGAACGTGGTCGCGTTCCTGCTGGCGGTCGGGCTCACCTCGCGCATCCGGTTCAAGACGGGCTTGCGGACGATCTTCGTCATCCCGATGGTGATCTCGGGCATCATCATCGCCTACGTCTTCAACTTCCTGTTCTCGAACTCGATCCCTGCGGCGGGAGCGGCGGCCGGCATCCCGTGGCTCGAGACGAGCCTGCTCGCCAATCCGGACCTCGCCTGGATCGCCATCGTGATCGTCACGGCCTGGCAGGCCGTGCCCGGGACACTGCTGATCTACATCGCCGGCCTCTTGTCCGTCCCCGGCGAGGTGTACGAGGCGGCGAGCATCGACGGGGCCAGCAAGGCGCAACAGCTCACCCGCATCACGCTCCCACTCGTCGCGGGCTACGTCGTGATCAACGTGATCCTCGGGTTCAAGGGCTTCCTGAACGCCTACGACATCATCGTCGGCCTCACCAACGGAGGTCCGGGCACGTCCACCCGCAGCGTCGCGATGACGATCATCGCGGGCTTCAACGGCGGCGACTACGCCTACCAGATGGCCAACGCGACCATCTTCTTCATCGTCGCCGTGCTCATCTCCCTCCTCCAGCTGTCGCTGACGCGCGGAAGGAACGCACTCTGA
- a CDS encoding carbohydrate ABC transporter permease, whose product MSTQTLTTIPTSGKKPRVRMERVNWSGTVILILCAVTVLLPLYVTISMALKTTGQAVDGNAFSLPAPFSFDGFVEAWTLTKFPVGAGISLLVTAGTVTATIVLAAFASYAIVRNWDRRLFRYSFFYLLAAMFIPFPVVALPQIQLTGRVGLDNPFGVIILATMFQLSFSVLLFTAFLRSIPIELEESARIDGATTWQTFWKLIFPLLAPMSATVGIFAFLYAWNDFMMPSLIIADPALQTLPVRQNLFQNQFSNNYNVAFASYLMAMAPAIVAYLFTQRWVMEGVTQGAVKG is encoded by the coding sequence ATGTCGACGCAGACACTCACCACCATCCCCACCTCGGGCAAGAAGCCGCGCGTGCGCATGGAGCGCGTGAACTGGTCGGGCACGGTCATCCTGATCCTGTGCGCGGTCACCGTCCTCCTGCCCCTGTACGTGACCATCTCGATGGCGCTCAAGACCACCGGGCAGGCGGTCGACGGCAACGCCTTCTCGCTCCCGGCCCCGTTCAGCTTCGACGGCTTCGTCGAGGCGTGGACGCTGACGAAGTTCCCCGTCGGCGCGGGAATCTCCCTGCTGGTCACCGCCGGTACGGTGACCGCGACGATCGTGCTGGCCGCGTTCGCGTCCTACGCGATCGTGCGCAACTGGGACCGTCGGTTGTTCCGCTACTCGTTCTTCTACCTGCTCGCGGCGATGTTCATCCCGTTCCCCGTCGTGGCGCTGCCGCAGATCCAGCTCACCGGACGCGTCGGACTCGACAACCCGTTCGGGGTGATCATCCTCGCGACCATGTTCCAGCTGAGCTTCAGCGTGCTGCTGTTCACCGCGTTCCTGCGGTCGATCCCGATCGAGCTCGAGGAGAGCGCCCGCATCGACGGCGCCACGACCTGGCAGACGTTCTGGAAGCTGATCTTTCCGCTGCTCGCGCCGATGAGCGCGACCGTCGGCATCTTCGCCTTCCTCTACGCCTGGAACGACTTCATGATGCCGTCGCTCATCATCGCCGATCCGGCGCTGCAGACACTGCCCGTGCGGCAGAACCTGTTCCAGAACCAGTTCAGCAACAACTACAACGTCGCCTTCGCCTCGTACCTGATGGCGATGGCACCCGCGATCGTGGCCTACCTGTTCACCCAGAGATGGGTCATGGAGGGCGTCACGCAGGGTGCCGTCAAGGGCTGA
- a CDS encoding alpha-ketoacid dehydrogenase subunit beta, whose amino-acid sequence MPLSKALNAGMRKAMEDDPKVVLMGEDIGKLGGVFRVTEHLQRDFGDRRVLDTPLAESGIVGTAIGMAMVGYRPVIEIQFDGFVFPAFDQITTQLAKLTNRHEGAISMPIVIRIPYGGHIGAVEHHQESPEAYFAHTPGLRVVSPSTPNDAYWMIQEAIASNDPVIFMEPKSRYWQKGEVELDASAVPLHSSRVVRTGSDVTLVGHGAMVTTLLQAAALAEAEGTSCEVVDVRSLSPVDYEPILDSVRKTGRMVYAQEAQGFGSIGGEIAATVMERAFYALEAPVLRVSGYDTPFPPAKLEGTYLPDADRILEAVDRSLAY is encoded by the coding sequence ATGCCGCTCAGCAAGGCGCTGAACGCGGGGATGCGCAAGGCCATGGAGGACGACCCGAAGGTCGTGCTGATGGGCGAGGACATCGGCAAGCTCGGCGGCGTCTTCCGTGTGACGGAGCACCTGCAGCGCGACTTCGGCGACCGCCGGGTGCTCGACACCCCGCTGGCCGAGTCGGGGATCGTCGGGACCGCGATCGGCATGGCGATGGTCGGGTACCGCCCCGTCATCGAGATCCAGTTCGACGGATTCGTGTTCCCCGCGTTCGACCAGATCACGACGCAGCTCGCCAAGCTCACGAACCGGCACGAGGGCGCGATCAGCATGCCGATCGTGATCCGCATCCCCTACGGCGGGCACATCGGCGCGGTCGAGCACCACCAGGAGAGCCCGGAGGCGTACTTCGCGCACACTCCCGGCCTGCGCGTGGTCTCGCCGTCGACGCCCAACGATGCGTACTGGATGATCCAGGAGGCGATCGCGTCGAACGACCCGGTGATCTTCATGGAGCCGAAGAGCCGGTACTGGCAGAAGGGCGAGGTCGAGCTCGACGCCTCCGCTGTGCCGCTGCACTCCTCACGTGTCGTCCGCACCGGCAGCGATGTGACGCTCGTCGGACACGGCGCGATGGTCACGACGTTGCTGCAGGCCGCCGCGCTCGCCGAGGCCGAGGGGACGAGCTGCGAGGTCGTCGACGTGCGTTCACTGTCGCCGGTCGACTACGAGCCCATCCTCGACTCGGTGCGCAAGACCGGACGCATGGTCTACGCCCAGGAGGCGCAGGGCTTCGGCAGCATCGGCGGCGAGATCGCGGCGACCGTGATGGAGCGGGCGTTCTATGCGCTCGAGGCCCCGGTGCTGCGCGTCTCCGGCTACGACACCCCGTTCCCGCCCGCGAAGCTCGAAGGCACCTACCTCCCGGATGCGGACCGCATCCTCGAGGCCGTCGATCGCTCCCTGGCCTACTGA
- a CDS encoding dihydrolipoamide acetyltransferase family protein: protein MSTQNFNLPDVGEGLTEAEVVAWKVAPGDTVAINDVICEIETAKSLVELPSPHAGVVGEILVEEGATVEVGTPIITFVTDAPAPAPAAPAAPAAEEGGGSVLVGYGTGGGATSRRKRPAERPVRSSVGVIAKPPIRKLARDLGVDLTTVAATGSDGEVTRDDVMKHASQASVFRNIETPEWGTVREETVPAPQAAPAGLARGLAPTQPSAAGDDRTESIPVKGVRKATSSAMVQSAYSAPHVTVWKEIDASRTMELVKRLKASPDYADIRVSPLLIMARAVIWAARRTPMVNAAWIETEAGAEIAVRHYVNLGIAAATPRGLLVPNIKDAQDLGMKDLARALNRLTLTAREGKTPPADQQGGTITITNIGVFGMDAGTPIINPGEAGIVAMGTISQKPWVVDGEVRPRWVTTVAGSFDHRVIDGDGMSRFIADVASVLEEPALLVD, encoded by the coding sequence ATGAGCACGCAGAACTTCAACCTCCCGGACGTCGGGGAAGGGCTGACCGAAGCCGAGGTCGTGGCCTGGAAGGTCGCCCCCGGCGATACGGTCGCGATCAACGACGTGATCTGCGAGATCGAGACGGCGAAGTCCCTCGTCGAGCTGCCGTCTCCGCACGCGGGGGTGGTGGGCGAGATCCTCGTCGAGGAGGGCGCGACGGTCGAGGTCGGCACGCCCATCATCACCTTCGTGACCGATGCCCCGGCACCTGCTCCGGCTGCACCCGCTGCTCCGGCCGCGGAAGAGGGCGGCGGCTCGGTGCTGGTCGGCTACGGCACGGGCGGCGGCGCGACCTCACGTCGCAAGCGTCCGGCCGAGCGCCCGGTGCGTTCCTCGGTCGGTGTCATCGCGAAGCCGCCGATCCGAAAGCTCGCCCGCGACCTCGGCGTCGACCTCACCACGGTCGCCGCGACCGGCTCCGACGGCGAGGTCACCCGGGATGACGTCATGAAGCACGCGTCGCAGGCGAGTGTCTTCCGCAACATCGAGACCCCGGAGTGGGGGACCGTGCGCGAGGAGACCGTGCCCGCTCCGCAGGCCGCACCGGCAGGACTCGCGCGTGGTCTGGCCCCGACCCAGCCGTCGGCTGCGGGAGATGACCGCACCGAGTCGATCCCGGTCAAGGGTGTGCGCAAGGCCACCTCCTCGGCGATGGTGCAGAGCGCGTACTCGGCCCCGCACGTGACGGTGTGGAAGGAGATCGACGCCAGCCGCACGATGGAACTCGTCAAGCGCCTCAAGGCTTCGCCCGACTACGCCGACATCCGGGTCTCGCCGCTGCTGATCATGGCCCGCGCCGTGATCTGGGCCGCCCGCCGCACGCCCATGGTCAACGCGGCGTGGATCGAGACGGAGGCCGGCGCGGAGATCGCCGTGCGCCACTACGTGAACCTCGGGATCGCCGCCGCCACCCCGCGCGGTCTGCTGGTGCCGAACATCAAGGACGCGCAGGACCTCGGGATGAAGGACCTCGCGCGAGCGCTGAACCGTCTGACGCTGACCGCGCGCGAGGGCAAGACCCCGCCGGCCGATCAGCAGGGCGGCACCATCACCATCACGAACATCGGTGTGTTCGGGATGGATGCCGGCACCCCGATCATCAACCCCGGTGAGGCCGGCATCGTGGCGATGGGCACCATCAGTCAGAAGCCGTGGGTCGTCGACGGCGAGGTGCGTCCTCGGTGGGTGACCACGGTCGCCGGATCGTTCGACCACCGCGTGATCGACGGCGACGGTATGAGCCGCTTCATCGCCGACGTCGCCTCGGTGCTCGAGGAGCCCGCGCTGCTGGTCGACTGA
- a CDS encoding glycoside hydrolase family 13 protein: MTDALLAETRTAEDAAWWRQAAVYQIYPRSFADANGDGIGDIPGIVSRADYLRDLGIDAVWLSPFYPSALADGGYDVADYRDVDPRLGTLADFDDMVEALHSRGIRVIVDIVPNHSSDQHEWFQEALAAGRGSAARERYIFREGSGPDGSEPPTDWDSVFGGSAWERVADGQWYLHNFAVEQPDLNWDHPEVRADFLKTLRFWSDRGVDGFRIDVAHMLTKDLSEPLPSRAELDAMDRTSGTHPMIDRDDVHEIYAEWRAVFNEYDPPRTAVAEAWVETPERRAKYASAEGLGQAFNFDLLVADFDAAQFRSIIADNLQQAGATGSSTTWVLSNHDVTRHATRYGLPALNGRPVKQGTGWVKAGGPAEALDREGGLRRAHAATLLLLGLPGSTYLYQGEELGLHEVAQITPEQRQDPGFFRGAEFDGLGRDGCRVPLPWTAEGSSHGFGAAGSHLPQPEWFAEYAVDVEAADPSSTLSLYREALRLRHLLQTDEALEWIETGRDDVLHFARPNGWQVVSNFGTAPFDLGADAADVVLSSAPLDGFVLPGEATAWIAPARLLG; encoded by the coding sequence ATGACCGACGCGCTTCTCGCCGAGACCCGCACCGCCGAAGATGCCGCCTGGTGGCGTCAGGCCGCCGTCTACCAGATCTATCCGCGCAGCTTCGCGGACGCGAACGGCGACGGCATCGGCGACATCCCGGGCATCGTCTCCCGGGCCGACTATCTCCGCGACCTCGGCATCGATGCGGTCTGGCTCAGCCCGTTTTACCCCTCGGCGCTCGCCGACGGCGGGTACGACGTCGCCGACTACCGCGACGTCGATCCGCGGCTCGGCACACTCGCCGACTTCGACGACATGGTCGAGGCGCTGCACTCCCGCGGCATCCGCGTGATCGTCGACATCGTCCCGAACCACTCGTCCGACCAGCACGAGTGGTTCCAGGAGGCGCTCGCCGCCGGTCGGGGATCGGCCGCGCGCGAGCGCTACATCTTCCGTGAGGGCAGTGGCCCCGACGGATCCGAGCCGCCGACCGACTGGGACTCGGTGTTCGGTGGCAGTGCGTGGGAGCGCGTGGCGGATGGGCAGTGGTACCTGCACAACTTCGCCGTCGAACAGCCCGACCTGAACTGGGATCACCCCGAGGTGCGCGCCGACTTCCTGAAGACGCTGCGCTTCTGGTCGGACCGCGGCGTCGACGGGTTCCGCATCGACGTCGCCCACATGCTCACGAAGGACCTCAGCGAGCCGCTGCCCTCGCGCGCCGAACTCGACGCGATGGACCGCACCTCGGGCACGCATCCGATGATCGACCGCGACGACGTGCACGAGATCTACGCCGAGTGGCGTGCGGTCTTCAACGAGTACGACCCGCCCCGCACCGCCGTCGCCGAGGCCTGGGTCGAGACCCCGGAACGCCGTGCGAAGTACGCCTCGGCCGAGGGGCTCGGGCAGGCGTTCAACTTCGACCTGCTGGTCGCCGACTTCGACGCCGCGCAGTTCCGGAGCATCATCGCCGACAACCTGCAGCAGGCGGGGGCCACCGGATCGTCGACCACCTGGGTGCTGTCGAACCACGATGTCACGCGTCACGCCACCCGCTACGGACTTCCGGCGCTGAACGGCCGTCCGGTCAAGCAGGGCACCGGGTGGGTGAAGGCCGGCGGGCCGGCTGAGGCGCTGGACCGTGAGGGCGGACTCCGCCGGGCGCACGCCGCGACTCTTCTGCTGCTCGGCCTCCCCGGCAGCACGTACCTCTACCAGGGGGAGGAGCTCGGACTCCACGAGGTCGCGCAGATCACGCCCGAGCAGCGTCAGGACCCCGGCTTCTTCCGCGGCGCCGAGTTCGACGGACTGGGCCGTGACGGATGCCGCGTGCCGCTGCCGTGGACGGCGGAGGGTTCCTCGCACGGCTTCGGTGCCGCGGGCTCGCACCTTCCGCAGCCGGAGTGGTTCGCGGAGTACGCGGTCGACGTGGAAGCGGCGGATCCGTCGTCGACACTGTCGCTGTACCGGGAGGCCCTGCGCCTGCGGCATCTGCTGCAGACCGACGAGGCCCTGGAGTGGATCGAGACCGGGCGCGACGACGTGCTGCACTTCGCCCGGCCGAACGGATGGCAGGTGGTGTCGAACTTCGGCACGGCCCCGTTCGACCTTGGTGCGGACGCCGCCGACGTGGTCCTCTCGAGTGCCCCCCTCGACGGTTTCGTGCTTCCCGGCGAGGCCACAGCCTGGATCGCTCCGGCGCGCCTGCTCGGCTAG
- a CDS encoding thiamine pyrophosphate-dependent dehydrogenase E1 component subunit alpha: MTTSETPLVSVLDETGRFAPSAAAERYLPLIEAISDAELEQFYRDMVVIRAIDTQATNLQRQGQLALWPPSRGQEAAQVGSGRAARAQDTIFPSYREHAVTRIRGVDPVDIIKLMRGVSHGGWDPTDPKNGNTRLYTLVLGSQALHAAGYGMGLVFDGRTGTGEADRDEAVIVYYGDGASSQGDVHEAMVFAASYQAPTVFFLQNNHWAISVPVSTQSRVPLVQRSAGYGIPSVRVDGNDVLASYAVSRTALDEARSGKGPQAIEAVTYRLGAHTTSDDPTKYRGSDEEQYWAGRDPIVRMRAFLEGRGASAQLFSDVEAEAADAAEDLRARTVELGPPSPDKMFDHVYSEPHPLIDQQKAWRAQYEASFEGGAQ, from the coding sequence GTGACCACCTCCGAGACACCCCTTGTGAGCGTTCTGGACGAGACCGGACGGTTCGCTCCGTCCGCCGCCGCTGAGCGATACCTTCCCCTGATCGAGGCGATCAGCGATGCCGAGCTCGAGCAGTTCTACCGGGACATGGTCGTCATCCGTGCGATCGACACCCAGGCGACGAACCTGCAGCGACAGGGGCAGCTGGCGCTCTGGCCGCCGAGCCGGGGACAGGAGGCGGCGCAGGTCGGCTCCGGTCGTGCCGCCCGTGCGCAGGACACGATCTTCCCCTCCTACCGGGAGCACGCGGTCACCCGCATCCGCGGTGTTGATCCGGTCGACATCATCAAGCTGATGCGCGGCGTCTCACATGGCGGGTGGGATCCGACCGACCCGAAGAACGGCAACACCCGGCTGTACACCCTGGTGCTCGGTTCGCAGGCGCTGCATGCGGCCGGCTACGGGATGGGACTCGTGTTCGACGGCCGCACCGGAACCGGTGAGGCCGACCGTGACGAAGCGGTCATCGTCTACTACGGCGACGGCGCTTCCAGTCAGGGCGACGTGCACGAGGCGATGGTCTTCGCCGCGAGCTATCAGGCGCCGACCGTGTTCTTCCTGCAGAACAACCACTGGGCGATCTCGGTGCCGGTCTCGACGCAGTCGCGGGTTCCGCTCGTGCAGCGCAGCGCGGGCTACGGCATCCCGAGCGTCCGCGTGGACGGCAACGACGTGCTCGCCAGCTATGCGGTCTCCCGCACAGCTCTCGACGAGGCCCGCAGCGGCAAGGGTCCGCAGGCGATCGAAGCGGTCACCTACCGGCTCGGCGCACACACCACCAGCGATGACCCGACGAAGTATCGCGGCAGCGACGAGGAGCAGTACTGGGCCGGGCGCGACCCGATCGTCCGGATGCGCGCGTTCCTCGAAGGCCGCGGAGCCTCGGCGCAGCTGTTCTCCGACGTGGAGGCCGAGGCGGCGGATGCCGCGGAAGATCTGCGCGCCCGCACGGTCGAGCTGGGACCGCCCAGCCCGGACAAGATGTTCGACCACGTGTACAGCGAGCCGCATCCGCTGATCGACCAGCAGAAGGCTTGGCGCGCGCAGTATGAGGCGTCGTTCGAAGGAGGAGCCCAGTGA
- a CDS encoding BCCT family transporter — protein MIDRERDAESKTSIPGKPSPKKILKEVTHPALIPGIGVEDTPRVFNTNWIVFGVAGVLVLAVVIWGFLAPESISAAGAASLGWVTDNFGWLFSLLAVVTIAFMFVVGYGRTGGVRLGADDESPEFSTVSWIAMLFSAGMGIGLLFWGPAEPLTYFMDPPPGFTAAEGSRDAMLDALAQSILHWGPMAWAFYALVGGAIAYAAYRRGRAPLISAIFRPIFGERTDGWIGAVIDVFAIIVTLFGTGVTLGMGALQIASGVEVVTGIGPLGNTGLIVIITVLTAAFVVSAVSGIKRGIRALSNINMVIAAVIGLFIFIAGPTLFLLNMIPASVSAFFGELWIMLTRNPAQSEDAAAFMSSWTNYYWAWWISWTPFVGMFIAKISRGRTLREFVTVVIVVPSIVCVVWFGIMGGTTMLFESEGRGIAEAGSPEAILFAVLGELPFGVVLSVLAMISIILFFVTSADSAAIVMGSMSQRGKPEPSTWVTITWGLLLGAAALALLLAGGQTALSGLQSIMVVSALPFAVIVIGIMIAWAKELRTDPYMLRHRYARAAIAQGVRRGIAEHGDDFVFGATEVAADEGAGAGIDTDDPALTEWYETATGQIPVVSAEDVTRTLEPGRIQPRGPGNPAHTASGDASLTVGENRRETRLRARQKPEETTGDEEGRD, from the coding sequence ATGATCGACCGAGAACGAGACGCCGAGAGCAAGACCTCAATACCAGGGAAACCTTCGCCGAAGAAGATCCTGAAAGAAGTGACCCACCCCGCGCTGATCCCCGGGATCGGTGTGGAAGACACGCCCCGTGTGTTCAATACGAACTGGATCGTGTTCGGCGTCGCCGGCGTGCTCGTGCTGGCGGTCGTGATCTGGGGCTTCCTCGCCCCGGAGAGCATCAGCGCGGCGGGTGCCGCATCGCTCGGATGGGTGACGGACAACTTCGGGTGGCTGTTCTCCCTGCTGGCCGTGGTGACGATCGCCTTCATGTTCGTGGTCGGCTACGGCCGCACCGGCGGCGTCCGGCTGGGCGCCGACGACGAGTCGCCGGAGTTCTCGACCGTGTCGTGGATCGCGATGCTGTTCTCCGCGGGCATGGGGATCGGCCTCCTGTTCTGGGGGCCGGCGGAGCCGCTGACCTACTTCATGGATCCTCCGCCGGGCTTCACGGCTGCCGAGGGGAGCCGCGACGCGATGCTCGACGCTCTCGCACAGTCGATCCTCCACTGGGGTCCGATGGCGTGGGCGTTCTACGCGCTCGTCGGTGGGGCGATCGCCTACGCGGCGTATCGAAGAGGCCGCGCTCCACTGATCTCGGCGATCTTCCGGCCGATCTTCGGCGAGCGCACCGATGGCTGGATCGGCGCCGTGATCGACGTCTTCGCGATCATCGTGACGCTCTTCGGTACCGGTGTCACGCTCGGCATGGGTGCCCTTCAGATCGCCAGTGGTGTGGAAGTCGTCACGGGTATCGGGCCGCTCGGTAACACGGGCCTCATCGTCATCATCACGGTCCTCACGGCCGCGTTCGTCGTCTCCGCCGTCTCCGGCATCAAGCGCGGTATCCGGGCGCTGTCCAACATCAACATGGTGATCGCTGCCGTGATCGGACTGTTCATCTTCATCGCCGGTCCCACCCTGTTCCTGTTGAACATGATCCCCGCCAGCGTCTCCGCCTTCTTCGGGGAGCTGTGGATCATGCTCACACGCAACCCCGCCCAGAGCGAGGACGCCGCCGCGTTCATGTCGAGTTGGACGAACTACTACTGGGCCTGGTGGATCTCCTGGACGCCCTTCGTGGGAATGTTCATCGCGAAGATCTCCCGCGGTCGGACGCTTCGGGAGTTCGTCACCGTCGTGATCGTCGTGCCGTCGATCGTGTGCGTCGTCTGGTTCGGGATCATGGGCGGGACCACGATGCTGTTCGAGTCCGAGGGGCGTGGCATCGCGGAGGCGGGGTCGCCGGAAGCGATCCTCTTCGCGGTTCTCGGCGAGCTGCCGTTCGGTGTGGTGCTCTCCGTGCTCGCGATGATCTCGATCATCCTGTTCTTCGTGACCTCGGCGGATTCCGCTGCGATCGTGATGGGCTCGATGAGCCAGCGCGGCAAACCGGAGCCGTCGACCTGGGTGACGATCACGTGGGGGCTTCTGCTCGGCGCGGCAGCACTCGCGCTCCTCCTCGCGGGTGGTCAGACCGCTCTGTCCGGACTGCAATCGATCATGGTGGTGTCGGCGCTGCCGTTCGCGGTCATCGTGATCGGCATCATGATCGCGTGGGCGAAGGAACTGCGAACGGACCCCTACATGCTGCGTCATCGATACGCGCGTGCGGCGATCGCACAGGGAGTGCGTCGCGGGATCGCGGAGCACGGCGACGACTTCGTGTTCGGCGCGACCGAGGTCGCCGCCGACGAAGGTGCGGGCGCGGGGATCGACACGGATGATCCTGCCCTGACGGAGTGGTACGAAACCGCCACCGGGCAGATCCCCGTCGTCTCGGCCGAAGACGTCACCCGGACGCTCGAGCCCGGTCGTATCCAGCCTCGGGGGCCCGGCAATCCCGCCCACACCGCCTCCGGAGACGCCTCCCTGACCGTCGGCGAGAACCGGCGGGAGACTCGACTCCGCGCGCGCCAGAAGCCGGAGGAGACGACGGGGGACGAGGAGGGTCGCGACTGA
- a CDS encoding ROK family protein: MTEVSADLGTGRASVGAVLDFAWTAGEFTATEAMAGTSLTRSTAIDAIDTLVGAAVLCELPNARAVGAYRSGRPSRRFVLAPDLGVVIGVDAGDTHLAVTVADPLDRTLVHHRLEFTPSQSADERRATILERLGDALTEAEVTPDRVLALCVGVAAPVNRDGVSPPHPDGFWERTNPGLAEALRDWAPVVQIKNDAQLAAIAEGTEGAAIGCRDYVALLASERFGGGVVVDGHVLHGAHGGVGEGVVFDHIVGVGSAFGLRYAVEDQVRAAVDEGEIAADSAVGRLVAADRIDPRLVLTLAASGDPDAELVTSRVGATVARIVGVLGSMYDPARVIVCGAVAESIEPVLTAARRILPEELHLPAPEILASTLGAEVVSRGAVATARRAAREYAVPRLAEERLRASA; this comes from the coding sequence GTGACAGAAGTCTCCGCAGACCTGGGCACCGGCCGCGCGAGCGTGGGGGCGGTCCTCGACTTCGCCTGGACGGCCGGCGAGTTCACCGCGACCGAGGCGATGGCGGGCACCTCCCTGACCCGCTCGACGGCCATCGACGCGATCGACACCCTGGTCGGGGCCGCCGTGCTGTGCGAGCTTCCGAACGCCCGCGCGGTCGGCGCGTACCGCTCCGGCAGACCCTCGCGGCGCTTCGTCTTGGCCCCCGACCTCGGGGTCGTGATCGGCGTGGATGCGGGAGACACCCACCTCGCCGTCACCGTGGCCGACCCCCTCGACCGCACGCTCGTGCACCACCGCCTGGAGTTCACGCCCTCGCAGTCGGCCGACGAACGACGCGCGACGATCCTCGAACGCCTCGGCGACGCACTCACCGAAGCCGAGGTGACGCCCGACCGGGTGCTCGCGCTGTGCGTCGGCGTCGCGGCGCCCGTGAACCGCGATGGTGTGTCCCCTCCGCACCCCGACGGCTTCTGGGAGCGCACCAACCCCGGCCTCGCCGAGGCCCTGCGCGACTGGGCTCCCGTCGTGCAGATCAAGAACGATGCGCAGCTCGCCGCGATCGCCGAGGGGACGGAGGGAGCGGCGATCGGATGCCGCGACTACGTCGCTCTGCTCGCGAGCGAGAGATTCGGCGGCGGCGTGGTGGTCGACGGCCACGTGCTGCACGGCGCGCACGGCGGCGTCGGCGAGGGCGTCGTGTTCGACCACATCGTGGGCGTCGGGTCGGCGTTCGGACTCCGCTACGCGGTGGAGGATCAGGTGCGGGCGGCGGTGGATGAGGGCGAGATCGCGGCGGACAGCGCGGTCGGACGCCTCGTCGCAGCAGACCGCATCGATCCCCGCCTCGTGCTCACCCTCGCCGCGTCGGGTGACCCGGATGCCGAGCTGGTCACCTCTCGTGTCGGCGCCACCGTCGCCCGTATCGTCGGCGTGCTCGGCAGCATGTACGACCCGGCGCGCGTCATCGTGTGCGGAGCGGTCGCCGAGAGCATCGAGCCCGTGCTGACCGCCGCCCGGCGCATCCTCCCCGAGGAGCTGCACCTGCCGGCACCGGAGATCCTCGCCTCGACGCTCGGTGCCGAGGTCGTCTCACGCGGAGCCGTCGCGACCGCTCGCCGCGCGGCCAGGGAGTACGCCGTGCCCCGGCTCGCCGAGGAACGCCTCCGCGCGAGCGCGTAA